The following proteins come from a genomic window of Pyxidicoccus sp. MSG2:
- a CDS encoding zinc-dependent metalloprotease, with translation MFKGAAVLAVSCGVLAGCGDAMSENEEITANLIEAGYQADDIRVVDGNVYAGNDAHVTLEASREMISGTGSHEQYSTTNLVGTAVTKICVNPTAAFNSYTRLSQGLDLAIQNYNQRGLRITFQRGGTGCTANITANASSGTGGSAGFPSGGRPYGTINIGTGLNSYSVDVNEHVITHELGHCIGFRHSDYYNRAISCGGAASNEGTAGVGANLIPGTPSTATVGGSIMNACFRSTETGEWTSSDITALNYLY, from the coding sequence ATGTTCAAGGGAGCTGCTGTCCTCGCGGTGAGCTGTGGCGTTCTGGCCGGCTGCGGTGACGCCATGAGCGAGAACGAGGAGATCACCGCCAACCTGATCGAGGCCGGTTACCAGGCCGACGACATCCGCGTTGTCGACGGCAACGTGTACGCGGGCAACGACGCGCACGTGACGCTCGAGGCGTCCCGCGAGATGATCTCGGGCACGGGCAGCCACGAGCAGTATAGCACCACCAACCTGGTCGGCACGGCCGTGACGAAGATCTGCGTCAACCCCACCGCCGCCTTCAACAGCTACACCCGCCTGAGCCAGGGTCTCGACCTGGCCATCCAGAACTACAACCAGCGCGGGCTGCGCATCACCTTCCAGCGCGGCGGCACGGGCTGCACCGCGAACATCACCGCGAATGCCTCGTCCGGCACCGGCGGCTCCGCGGGCTTCCCCTCGGGCGGCCGTCCCTACGGGACCATCAACATCGGCACCGGCCTGAACAGCTACAGCGTTGACGTGAACGAGCACGTCATCACCCACGAGCTCGGCCACTGCATCGGCTTCCGTCACTCGGACTACTACAACCGCGCCATCAGCTGCGGCGGCGCCGCCTCCAACGAGGGCACCGCCGGCGTGGGCGCCAACCTCATCCCCGGCACGCCGAGCACGGCGACCGTGGGCGGCTCCATCATGAACGCCTGCTTCCGCTCGACGGAGACTGGCGAGTGGACCAGCTCTGACATCACCGCGCTGAACTACCTCTACTAA
- a CDS encoding trypsin-like serine peptidase: protein MARRPHGPLMSPWGQVLAGTVLLGILACGEDPVPADPPVCEAPTKPEVRGQFQCGPTLDFTPINSYQGEFADVVQEREDAVALIDGRCTGTLIQASAGPVVITAGHCVGIGDRSLLVFNFEDSPDGDPLMTEGTVIEQSLEPDYALIRLDTLPSATPVLLTSQSSERLAIIQHPRGHPKSIAEGRYLDSCNQLLYYADLDTLVGSSGSGVLNRHGYLLGVHTDGNCEENGRGHNWGWTSQGIVAASEYLQDADIADR, encoded by the coding sequence ATGGCTCGGCGGCCCCATGGTCCATTGATGAGTCCGTGGGGCCAGGTTCTCGCGGGCACCGTACTCCTGGGCATTCTGGCCTGTGGAGAAGATCCGGTGCCCGCGGATCCCCCGGTCTGCGAAGCTCCGACGAAGCCGGAGGTTCGCGGCCAATTCCAGTGCGGTCCGACGCTCGACTTCACCCCCATCAACAGCTACCAGGGTGAGTTCGCGGACGTCGTGCAGGAGAGGGAAGACGCCGTCGCCCTGATTGATGGACGGTGTACCGGAACACTGATTCAGGCGAGCGCGGGCCCGGTGGTCATCACCGCGGGGCACTGTGTCGGAATCGGGGACCGGTCGCTGCTGGTCTTCAACTTCGAGGACTCGCCCGACGGCGACCCGTTGATGACCGAGGGCACCGTCATCGAGCAGTCGCTCGAACCCGACTATGCGCTCATCAGGCTCGACACGCTGCCCTCCGCCACGCCAGTGCTCCTGACGTCCCAGTCCAGCGAGCGGCTGGCCATCATCCAGCACCCCCGGGGCCATCCCAAGTCCATCGCCGAGGGCCGGTACCTGGACTCGTGCAACCAGCTCCTCTACTACGCGGACCTGGACACCCTGGTCGGGAGCTCCGGCTCTGGCGTGCTCAACCGCCACGGCTACCTGCTGGGCGTGCACACCGACGGCAACTGCGAAGAGAACGGCCGCGGACACAACTGGGGCTGGACCTCTCAAGGGATTGTCGCGGCGTCCGAGTACCTGCAGGACGCCGACATCGCCGACCGCTGA
- a CDS encoding DUF6068 family protein: protein MHMRHSHFRIAALLGAALSFLPGCESTKSSSPSPSDTQTQEAAPMQAADAWKRARVGDRVTYTFSATQGPEPRGGGTARTLAGELTLEVVAVQQPWVWVRVAFADEAGRPLAQPRLAKDLLLPVRADTTRPLDVPHGGQATAENASSAGRTWEALRYVSDQRPVDGPLRTRVYANAPGPLYLTHGLLEASTEAAGFHTPGGFKVALREFREGTADADAPVPALERPLGPGAYYDRHVDVGPAPSVQRVCFTAERGYLLRTEAPVDDATAAPCSDFSQAEPEPLEEVLVNLPWEALSSGDWPPAAAASGTRGTFTAEAGNVPALIVQSNEEADGTRLVLSETYAAEPWAPGLAGLPHEARFQPLSSSSERVLAGGKREPAGGTRIVRWGSWLGGQK from the coding sequence ATGCATATGCGCCACTCCCACTTCCGCATCGCCGCGCTGTTGGGCGCGGCCCTGTCGTTCCTCCCGGGCTGCGAGAGCACGAAGTCGAGCAGCCCGTCTCCTTCCGACACGCAGACGCAGGAGGCCGCTCCCATGCAGGCCGCTGACGCCTGGAAGCGCGCCCGCGTGGGCGACCGGGTCACCTACACCTTCTCCGCGACCCAGGGCCCCGAGCCCCGTGGCGGCGGCACCGCGCGCACGCTCGCCGGCGAGCTGACGCTGGAAGTGGTGGCCGTGCAGCAGCCCTGGGTCTGGGTGCGCGTGGCCTTCGCGGACGAGGCCGGGCGGCCCCTGGCGCAGCCGCGGCTGGCGAAGGACCTGCTCCTTCCCGTGCGCGCGGACACGACGCGCCCGCTCGACGTGCCCCATGGGGGCCAGGCCACCGCGGAGAATGCCTCCAGCGCGGGCCGCACCTGGGAGGCCCTGCGCTACGTCAGCGATCAGCGCCCCGTGGACGGCCCCCTGCGCACGCGCGTGTATGCCAACGCGCCGGGCCCGCTCTACCTCACCCACGGCCTGCTCGAGGCGAGCACCGAGGCGGCCGGCTTCCACACCCCGGGCGGCTTCAAGGTGGCGCTGCGCGAGTTCCGCGAGGGCACGGCCGACGCCGACGCTCCCGTGCCCGCGCTGGAGCGGCCCCTGGGCCCGGGCGCGTACTACGACCGGCACGTGGACGTGGGCCCCGCTCCCAGCGTGCAGCGCGTGTGCTTCACGGCCGAGCGCGGCTACCTCCTGCGCACCGAGGCCCCCGTCGACGACGCCACCGCCGCCCCCTGCTCGGACTTCTCCCAGGCCGAGCCGGAGCCCCTGGAGGAGGTGCTGGTGAACCTGCCCTGGGAGGCGCTGTCCTCGGGGGACTGGCCTCCGGCCGCCGCCGCGTCCGGCACCCGTGGCACCTTCACCGCGGAGGCCGGCAACGTGCCCGCCCTCATCGTGCAGAGCAATGAGGAGGCGGATGGTACCCGGCTCGTCCTCTCGGAGACCTACGCGGCCGAGCCGTGGGCCCCGGGGCTCGCGGGCCTGCCCCATGAGGCGCGCTTCCAGCCGCTCTCCAGCAGCAGCGAGCGCGTGCTCGCGGGTGGCAAGCGCGAGCCCGCGGGTGGCACGCGAATCGTGCGGTGGGGCTCCTGGCTCGGGGGCCAGAAGTAA